In Thermococcus sp. MV5, the following are encoded in one genomic region:
- a CDS encoding ABC transporter ATP-binding protein, whose translation MSEEKYILKVEDLNAVYMVREGTIKAAIDINFEIPEGSVMAIVGESASGKSTILEAITRTLPPNGRILSGKAIYKEGIDLLKLDKDKLRELRWKEIAIVAQAVQNALNPTISVFEHFVDTVEDHNVKWSKEEIQERANKLLELVGLNAQRVLKSYPHELSGGMRQRVLIALSLLFEPNLLILDEPTSALDVLTQARIINVLKDVHRKTGISVIFVTHDLPVAAELANYMGVVYGGNMIEKGDMNTIVKSPYHPYTQALIDSLLSTVGEIEKIKPIPGEPPSLLNPPSGCVFHPRCPYATERCKREKPPRVEVKPGHFVKCWLYM comes from the coding sequence ATGAGTGAAGAAAAATACATTCTCAAGGTTGAAGACTTAAATGCAGTATACATGGTAAGGGAAGGCACAATAAAAGCTGCCATTGACATAAACTTTGAAATACCTGAAGGAAGCGTAATGGCAATAGTCGGTGAATCTGCCTCCGGTAAATCCACAATACTTGAAGCAATAACAAGAACCCTGCCACCAAATGGAAGAATATTGTCAGGAAAAGCAATATACAAGGAAGGGATTGACCTGTTGAAGTTGGATAAGGATAAACTAAGAGAACTAAGATGGAAGGAAATTGCAATAGTTGCCCAAGCAGTGCAAAACGCACTCAATCCAACAATCTCGGTTTTTGAACACTTTGTTGATACAGTTGAGGATCATAATGTCAAATGGTCTAAAGAGGAAATTCAAGAGAGAGCAAATAAGCTGCTGGAGTTAGTAGGACTGAACGCCCAGAGAGTACTTAAGTCGTACCCCCACGAGCTTTCAGGAGGAATGAGGCAAAGAGTTTTGATAGCTCTCTCCCTTCTATTTGAACCAAACTTGCTTATACTGGACGAACCAACATCAGCTCTTGATGTATTGACCCAAGCGCGTATAATAAATGTGCTTAAGGACGTTCACAGGAAAACAGGAATAAGTGTGATATTCGTCACTCACGACTTGCCTGTGGCTGCCGAACTTGCCAATTATATGGGGGTAGTATATGGAGGGAACATGATCGAAAAAGGTGATATGAATACAATAGTCAAGAGTCCATACCACCCTTATACCCAGGCACTTATAGATTCCCTTCTATCAACCGTAGGTGAAATAGAAAAAATAAAACCAATACCGGGAGAACCTCCAAGCCTTTTAAATCCTCCATCGGGATGTGTTTTTCACCCAAGATGCCCCTATGCCACAGAGAGATGTAAAAGGGAGAAGCCACCAAGGGTGGAAGTAAAACCAGGACATTTTGTTAAATGCTGGCTGTACATGTAG
- a CDS encoding ABC transporter permease: MDGKYFLKRLASFFIFLWAALTITFVLVHLMPGDPVYMLAHQYMQNYGISFEDAYQMAKASLSWNPTVPIWVRYFQYFENLLRGNLGTSVLYEQSVNQIIARSIPWTIFVASISLLLSFILGVYLGSNAAWKRGTKLDSTVFFGGIVLSSLPSFIVAILLVIFLGVRWGIIPLGGAYSEDLTPGFNLKFILDVLYHAIGPIMALSVERLAGYILGMRNNAVSIIQEDFVSFAAIRGLKDSTIAKKYVRRPALLPLITSLAISLGFMFGGATLAESIFRYPGIGYQYAQALGTRDYPLIMGIFTVIITAVLLATLVVELIYPLIDPRVREK, encoded by the coding sequence ATGGATGGCAAGTATTTCCTAAAAAGGCTTGCTTCCTTTTTCATTTTTCTTTGGGCAGCTTTGACAATAACATTTGTTTTGGTTCATTTAATGCCCGGAGATCCCGTTTATATGCTTGCCCATCAATACATGCAAAATTATGGAATCAGCTTTGAGGATGCTTATCAAATGGCTAAAGCCAGTTTAAGTTGGAATCCCACCGTTCCCATTTGGGTTAGATATTTCCAGTATTTTGAAAATCTCCTGAGGGGGAATTTGGGCACATCCGTGCTATATGAGCAGAGTGTTAATCAAATCATAGCACGTTCTATACCTTGGACAATATTTGTGGCTTCTATCTCACTCCTCCTGAGCTTCATACTCGGTGTATATTTAGGTTCTAATGCTGCTTGGAAAAGGGGAACCAAATTGGATAGTACCGTGTTCTTTGGTGGGATCGTTTTGAGTTCCCTTCCAAGCTTTATCGTGGCAATTCTGTTAGTTATTTTCTTAGGAGTAAGATGGGGAATAATACCTCTTGGAGGTGCTTATTCCGAAGATTTGACTCCCGGATTTAATTTAAAATTCATATTGGATGTTCTTTACCATGCAATAGGCCCAATTATGGCACTGAGCGTTGAGCGTCTGGCAGGATACATCCTGGGGATGAGAAACAATGCAGTTTCAATAATACAGGAAGATTTCGTGAGTTTTGCAGCAATAAGGGGATTAAAGGATTCAACAATCGCCAAAAAGTACGTAAGGAGACCCGCTCTTTTACCTTTGATCACAAGCTTGGCAATCTCTCTTGGATTCATGTTTGGGGGTGCAACTCTAGCAGAGAGTATATTCAGGTACCCAGGGATTGGTTATCAGTATGCCCAAGCACTTGGAACAAGAGATTATCCACTGATTATGGGCATATTCACCGTGATAATAACGGCTGTTCTTTTAGCAACACTTGTGGTAGAGTTGATTTATCCTCTAATAGATCCAAGGGTGAGGGAAAAATGA
- a CDS encoding ABC transporter permease: protein MSAVENVKLTYDTYIRPMLKNKKALAGLLILTFFLVLAIIGPTIWPLNMESDFSNRFLPPSWEHPFGTDYFGVDVFRQLVAGTRVVLVVTFLPAMIGTILATSIGIAAGYIGGMPGRLLNGIIDIFMTIPSFPALLLMAAFFREANIILLSFIIAMWLWAQPAKTIAAQVLSLRSMEFVEAAELLELGRFHIIFKELMPHLVPYIFIQFVNMVRASFGASQGLMFLGLLRFNPTHWGVMLNIAIYQSGALYVPYAAFYPVAILTFMILLLSGFVLISYGVEETFNPRLRTYE, encoded by the coding sequence ATGAGCGCTGTGGAAAACGTTAAATTGACTTACGACACGTATATAAGGCCAATGCTTAAGAATAAAAAGGCACTTGCAGGACTTTTGATATTGACCTTCTTTCTGGTACTTGCAATAATCGGCCCAACCATATGGCCCCTGAATATGGAAAGTGACTTCTCAAATAGATTTCTCCCTCCTTCGTGGGAACATCCCTTTGGTACGGATTACTTTGGAGTTGACGTCTTCAGACAGCTGGTTGCCGGGACAAGGGTTGTTCTGGTCGTCACGTTTTTACCGGCTATGATTGGGACAATACTAGCAACAAGCATTGGTATAGCTGCAGGATACATAGGAGGCATGCCCGGGAGACTATTGAATGGCATAATTGATATCTTTATGACGATACCCTCCTTTCCGGCATTGCTCCTAATGGCTGCTTTCTTCAGAGAAGCCAATATAATTTTATTATCCTTTATAATTGCAATGTGGCTCTGGGCACAACCTGCTAAAACAATAGCCGCCCAAGTTCTCTCCCTTAGATCAATGGAATTCGTCGAAGCAGCTGAACTTTTAGAATTAGGAAGATTCCACATAATATTCAAGGAGCTGATGCCTCACCTAGTTCCATATATCTTCATCCAATTTGTTAACATGGTAAGAGCATCCTTCGGAGCAAGTCAGGGGTTAATGTTCTTGGGACTGTTAAGGTTCAATCCAACACATTGGGGAGTTATGCTGAATATAGCGATTTATCAATCGGGAGCACTATATGTTCCATATGCAGCATTCTATCCTGTGGCAATACTAACCTTTATGATACTTCTACTATCTGGCTTCGTCCTGATCTCCTATGGAGTAGAAGAGACATTCAATCCGAGGTTGAGGACATATGAGTGA